The region ACAATTTCTCCAATAGCTGAAAGGGTTTGGGTAGCTGAACACGAACACGATGACGAAGTAGGTTCAATCGCTATCGAGCGAGAGGGTGATGTAGATCCGGAGAAACTCAATAGATGGCTAAGTCGACTTTTGTCTGAGAAAGGTGTGGATATATTTCGCACCAAAGGTTTCATTAGTTATGCGGGTGAATCTAAGCGAATAGTTTTTCAAGGAGTACACATGCTCTTCACAGCACAACCTGATAAAGAATGGGGCAATGAACCTCGCCGTAACCAACTCGTCTTTATCGGTAGAAATCTTGATGCAGCAGAAATGAGTAGGGAGTTTGACAAATGTCTGGTATAGAAGCATTTAGTCCCAAGGGAATGCTTCATGAAGGTTGGTCTACGCAAGTTGACGACTATGCGATTGTCTGCGGCTGGGCACTAGAAGGTAAAACTTTTTTAGTAGGTGATGTCGCTGGTGGGCTTTACGCATTTGAGGGAAAATCTGGAAAGCTCATTTGGCAAATAAAAGACATACATAAAGGTGGCTTACTCGCAATGTCTATACATCCAAATGGAAAGACTTTTGCAACTGCTGGCCAAGATGGACATGTGAATATATGGGAAAGCCAAGAGGGTACGGCAACTAATGCTTTGGAACTTGGGAAAGGATGGGTTGAGCACATCAAGTGGTCCCCAGACGGAAAATTTTTAGCAGTAGTTTTTACTAAATACGTCTATGTTTTTGATGATAAAGGTCAAGAACATTGGCGATCAGAGGAGCATCCCAGCACTGTCAGCGCAATTGCTTGGTCTAATTCAAATGAATTAGCAACAGCATGCTATGGCCAAGTCACTTTTTTTGATGTAGTAAACGACAAGATCAATCAAAAGTTGGAGTGGCGAGGCTCACTGGTATCAATGGTGCTTAGTCCAGATGGAGACATAGTGGCATGCGGCAGTCAGGATAATTCTGTTCATTTCTGGCGTCGTTCAACAGATGAAGATTCAGAGATGACAGGATATCCAGGCAAACCAAGCCACCTAGCTTTTGATCAAACTGGCACAGTTCTTGCTACTGGGGGTAGTGATCGAGTAACGGTTTGGAGTTTTCAAGACGATGGTCCTGAGGGCACTGTACCTGGAGAGTTAATGCTTCATACCGAACCCATTTCATGCCTTGCTTTCTCACATAGCGGGATGCTTTTAGCTTCTGGCGCGAGAGATGGTTCAGTTTTTTCTTGGTTCCTCCAAGCAGATGGTCAGGGTGATCCAGTTGGTGGTGCATTTT is a window of Prochlorococcus marinus str. MIT 0917 DNA encoding:
- a CDS encoding WD40 repeat domain-containing protein — translated: MSGIEAFSPKGMLHEGWSTQVDDYAIVCGWALEGKTFLVGDVAGGLYAFEGKSGKLIWQIKDIHKGGLLAMSIHPNGKTFATAGQDGHVNIWESQEGTATNALELGKGWVEHIKWSPDGKFLAVVFTKYVYVFDDKGQEHWRSEEHPSTVSAIAWSNSNELATACYGQVTFFDVVNDKINQKLEWRGSLVSMVLSPDGDIVACGSQDNSVHFWRRSTDEDSEMTGYPGKPSHLAFDQTGTVLATGGSDRVTVWSFQDDGPEGTVPGELMLHTEPISCLAFSHSGMLLASGARDGSVFSWFLQADGQGDPVGGAFSGDLVSQIAWHPDDTALAAINANGGITVWDFKVRTKTSPQGFE